One Thermus sp. CCB_US3_UF1 DNA window includes the following coding sequences:
- a CDS encoding chlorite dismutase family protein: MLWAFSLFRLLPEFRRLEAEVQEHLKEELSGLFARWQAKGGFLALYSLVGLSAEADLLLWQGAADLRAFQALRREMHRTRLLGYLEPVALYLDRGEGKPGPGFLALFPFGLEGDPPEGVRVFRGENLLALEGPPEPLFPLALRQGGHLGAYRTPREALDEL; this comes from the coding sequence ATGCTTTGGGCCTTTAGCCTCTTCCGCCTCCTGCCGGAGTTCCGCCGCCTCGAGGCGGAAGTCCAGGAGCACCTGAAGGAGGAGCTATCAGGGCTTTTCGCCCGCTGGCAGGCCAAGGGGGGTTTCCTGGCCCTCTACAGCCTGGTGGGGCTTTCCGCCGAGGCGGACCTCCTCCTCTGGCAGGGAGCCGCGGACCTGCGGGCCTTCCAGGCCTTGCGCCGGGAGATGCACCGCACCCGCCTCCTGGGATACCTGGAGCCCGTGGCCCTTTACCTGGACCGAGGGGAAGGGAAGCCCGGACCGGGGTTTTTGGCCCTCTTCCCCTTTGGCCTGGAGGGGGATCCCCCGGAGGGGGTTAGGGTCTTCCGCGGGGAGAACCTCCTGGCCCTGGAAGGGCCTCCGGAGCCCCTCTTCCCCTTGGCCTTGCGCCAAGGCGGCCACCTGGGGGCGTACAGGACCCCCAGGGAGGCCCTGGACGAGCTTTAG
- the hemQ gene encoding hydrogen peroxide-dependent heme synthase, translating to MEGHVPEPTFTLEGWHILHDFRHLDYPAWQQAPLAERRAAWEEVRALLAAWREVEAEGKGSFGVYQVVTQKADLLFLNLRPDLEALLGVEEGLNKSRFARYLRPAYGFYSVVELGSQTGPLDPEAPYVKPRLTPKVPKSGYVCFYPMNKRREGQDNWYMLPARERAALMKAHGETGRKYQGKVLQVISGAQGLDDWEWGVDLFSEDPLQFKKIVYEMRFDEVSARFGEFGPFYVGRYLSEEALARFLGVD from the coding sequence ATGGAAGGGCACGTACCCGAGCCCACCTTTACCCTCGAGGGCTGGCACATCCTCCACGATTTCCGCCACCTGGACTACCCCGCCTGGCAGCAGGCCCCCTTGGCGGAGCGGCGGGCGGCCTGGGAGGAGGTACGGGCCCTCCTCGCCGCCTGGCGGGAGGTGGAGGCGGAGGGGAAGGGCTCTTTTGGGGTCTACCAGGTGGTCACCCAGAAGGCGGACCTCCTCTTCCTCAACCTCCGCCCCGACCTGGAGGCCCTGTTGGGGGTGGAGGAAGGCCTCAACAAAAGCCGCTTTGCCCGTTACCTGCGCCCGGCCTACGGCTTCTATTCCGTGGTGGAGCTGGGGAGCCAGACCGGACCCCTGGACCCCGAGGCCCCCTATGTGAAGCCCCGCCTGACCCCCAAGGTGCCCAAGTCGGGCTACGTCTGCTTCTACCCCATGAACAAGCGCCGGGAGGGGCAGGACAACTGGTACATGCTCCCCGCCCGGGAGCGGGCAGCCCTGATGAAGGCCCACGGGGAGACGGGGCGGAAGTACCAGGGGAAGGTCTTGCAGGTGATTAGCGGCGCCCAGGGGCTGGACGACTGGGAATGGGGGGTGGACCTCTTCAGCGAAGACCCCCTCCAGTTCAAGAAGATCGTCTACGAGATGCGCTTTGACGAGGTGTCCGCCCGCTTTGGCGAGTTCGGCCCCTTCTACGTGGGCCGCTACCTCTCCGAGGAGGCTTTGGCCCGCTTCCTGGGGGTAGACTGA
- a CDS encoding mechanosensitive ion channel family protein: MATLLQLALTLLLALVLGRYGARALNLLGRLTPTARDNRLFQLLGYGWWGMVLLAALSYLAHALGLPHEPFASWGKALTLWLGARGLAVLAVLGLTFLAYRLIPLLLARLPEPEEALTREAVRRRTLRAVSESVLKGTVLVLGGLLLLSNLGLNVTALLAGAGVAGLALSFAAQNLIRDFLNGFFILLEDQYGVGDIVQIGNVGGQVERFTLRLTVLRDLEGRVHFLPNSEVRQVTVLTQEWSRAVVDVSVAYKEDLDRVLAVLRDEVERFHGDPEWRERFTEAPEVLGVQALGESGVVLRVLFSTKPAQQWPVAREFRRRIKNRLDREGIEIPYPHQKVYFGEPLRLEKGV; encoded by the coding sequence ATGGCGACCCTGCTCCAGCTTGCCCTCACCCTCCTCCTGGCCCTGGTCCTGGGACGGTACGGGGCCCGGGCCCTGAACTTGTTGGGCCGCCTCACCCCCACGGCGCGGGACAACCGCTTGTTCCAGCTCCTAGGCTACGGGTGGTGGGGGATGGTCCTTCTGGCCGCCCTCAGCTACCTGGCCCACGCCCTGGGCCTTCCTCACGAGCCCTTCGCCTCCTGGGGGAAGGCCCTCACCCTATGGCTGGGGGCCCGGGGGCTTGCCGTCTTGGCGGTCTTGGGCCTGACCTTTCTGGCCTACCGCCTCATCCCCCTCCTCCTGGCCCGCCTCCCCGAGCCCGAGGAGGCCCTCACCCGGGAGGCGGTGCGGCGGCGTACCCTGCGGGCGGTTTCCGAATCCGTCCTCAAGGGCACGGTCCTGGTCCTGGGTGGGCTTCTCCTCCTCTCCAACCTGGGCCTCAACGTCACCGCCCTCCTGGCGGGGGCAGGGGTGGCGGGGCTCGCCCTGAGCTTTGCCGCCCAGAACCTAATCCGGGACTTCCTCAACGGCTTCTTCATCCTGCTGGAGGACCAGTACGGGGTGGGGGACATCGTGCAGATCGGCAACGTGGGCGGCCAGGTGGAGCGCTTCACCCTGAGGCTCACGGTGCTGCGCGACCTGGAGGGCCGGGTCCACTTCCTCCCCAACTCCGAGGTGCGCCAGGTGACCGTCCTCACCCAGGAGTGGAGCCGGGCGGTGGTGGACGTGAGCGTGGCCTACAAGGAGGACCTGGACCGGGTCCTGGCGGTGCTCCGGGACGAGGTGGAGCGCTTCCATGGGGACCCCGAGTGGCGGGAGCGCTTCACCGAGGCCCCTGAGGTCCTGGGGGTCCAGGCCCTAGGGGAAAGCGGGGTGGTCCTCCGGGTGCTCTTCAGCACCAAGCCCGCCCAGCAGTGGCCGGTGGCCCGGGAGTTCCGCCGCCGCATCAAAAACCGCCTGGACCGGGAGGGGATTGAGATCCCTTACCCCCACCAGAAGGTCTACTTCGGCGAACCCCTAAGGCTGGAAAAGGGGGTGTAG
- a CDS encoding bifunctional (p)ppGpp synthetase/guanosine-3',5'-bis(diphosphate) 3'-pyrophosphohydrolase — MVSALTLWERLEPQLAYLSPAEREGVKAAYLFAEEAHRGQLRKSGEPYITHPVAVAEILASLRMDAETVAAGLLHDTVEDCGVAPEELERRFGPGVRRIVEGETKVSKLYKLANLEGEEKRAEDLRQMFIAMAEDVRIIIVKLADRLHNLRTLEHMPPHKQRRIAQETLEIYAPLAHRLGIGQLKWELEDLSFRYLHPEAYHALLSRIQETQEARERVIHRAMAILEEALRKDELLQAQLQGFEVTGRPKHLYSIWKKMEREGKALEQIYDLLAVRVILDPKPAPTEEGQALREKQVCYHVLGLVHALWQPIPGRVKDYIAVPKPNGYQSLHTTVIALEGLPLEVQIRTREMHRVAEYGIAAHWLYKEGLTDPEEVKRRISWLRSIQEWQQEFSSSREFVEAVTRDLLGGRVFVFTPKGRIINLPKGATPVDFAYHIHTEVGHHMVGAKVNGRIVPLSYELQNGEIVEILTAKNAHPSKGWLEFAKTRSAKSKIRQYFRAQERQETLERGQGLLERYLKRKGLPKPTDSQLEEAAKRLGLPPSPEELYLALALNRLTPKQVAEKLYPKALLKPEKPKPPPKNQWGIRLEQDLQAPIRLASCCEPAKGDAILGFVTRGRGVTVHRADCPNLRRILQGPEADRVMGAYWEGVGGKVATLEVLAQDRAGLLRDVMQVVAEAGKSALGSETRILGPLARIRLRLTVQDGERESLVQALKGVRSVEEVRWV; from the coding sequence GTGGTAAGCGCCTTGACCCTTTGGGAACGCCTGGAACCCCAGCTCGCCTACCTATCCCCCGCGGAGCGGGAAGGGGTGAAGGCGGCCTACCTCTTCGCCGAGGAGGCCCACCGGGGGCAGCTGCGCAAAAGCGGGGAGCCCTACATCACCCACCCCGTGGCGGTGGCGGAGATCCTGGCCTCCTTGCGCATGGACGCGGAAACCGTGGCCGCCGGCCTCCTGCACGATACCGTGGAGGACTGCGGCGTGGCCCCGGAGGAGCTGGAGCGGCGCTTTGGCCCCGGGGTGCGCCGCATCGTGGAGGGGGAGACCAAGGTCAGCAAGCTCTACAAGCTGGCCAACCTGGAAGGGGAGGAGAAGCGGGCCGAGGACCTCCGCCAGATGTTCATCGCCATGGCGGAGGACGTGCGCATCATCATCGTGAAGCTGGCCGACCGCCTGCACAACCTCCGCACCCTGGAGCACATGCCCCCCCACAAGCAAAGGCGCATCGCCCAGGAAACCCTGGAGATCTATGCCCCCCTGGCCCACCGCCTGGGCATCGGCCAGCTCAAGTGGGAGCTGGAGGACCTCTCCTTCCGCTACCTCCACCCCGAGGCCTACCACGCCCTCCTCTCCCGCATCCAGGAAACCCAGGAGGCGCGGGAGCGGGTGATCCACAGGGCCATGGCCATCCTGGAGGAAGCCCTGAGGAAGGACGAGCTCCTCCAGGCCCAGCTCCAGGGCTTTGAGGTCACGGGCCGCCCCAAGCACCTCTACTCCATCTGGAAGAAGATGGAGCGGGAGGGCAAGGCCCTGGAGCAGATCTACGACCTCCTGGCGGTACGGGTCATCCTGGACCCCAAGCCCGCCCCCACGGAGGAGGGCCAGGCCCTTCGGGAAAAGCAGGTCTGCTACCACGTCCTGGGCCTGGTCCACGCCCTCTGGCAGCCCATTCCTGGGCGGGTCAAGGACTACATCGCCGTGCCCAAGCCCAACGGCTACCAGAGCCTGCACACCACGGTGATCGCCCTGGAGGGCCTGCCCCTGGAGGTGCAGATCCGCACCCGGGAGATGCACCGAGTGGCGGAGTACGGCATCGCCGCCCACTGGCTTTACAAGGAGGGGCTTACCGACCCCGAGGAGGTGAAGCGGCGCATCTCCTGGCTCCGCAGCATCCAGGAGTGGCAGCAGGAGTTCTCCAGCTCCCGGGAGTTCGTGGAGGCGGTTACCCGGGACCTCCTGGGGGGACGGGTCTTCGTCTTCACCCCCAAGGGGCGGATCATCAACCTGCCCAAGGGGGCCACCCCGGTGGACTTCGCCTACCACATCCACACCGAGGTGGGCCACCACATGGTGGGGGCCAAGGTCAATGGCCGCATCGTCCCCCTCTCCTACGAGCTGCAAAACGGCGAGATCGTGGAGATCCTCACCGCCAAAAACGCCCACCCCTCCAAGGGCTGGCTGGAGTTCGCCAAGACCCGGAGCGCCAAGAGCAAGATCCGCCAGTACTTCCGCGCCCAGGAGCGCCAGGAAACCCTGGAAAGGGGCCAGGGCCTCCTGGAGCGCTACCTGAAGCGGAAGGGCCTGCCTAAACCCACGGACAGCCAGCTGGAGGAGGCGGCCAAGAGGCTTGGCCTCCCCCCTTCCCCGGAGGAGCTTTACCTGGCCTTGGCCCTGAACCGCCTCACCCCCAAGCAGGTGGCGGAGAAGCTCTACCCCAAGGCCCTCCTCAAGCCGGAAAAACCCAAGCCCCCGCCCAAGAACCAGTGGGGCATCCGCTTGGAGCAGGACCTGCAGGCCCCCATCCGCCTGGCCTCCTGCTGCGAGCCCGCCAAGGGCGACGCCATCCTGGGCTTCGTCACCCGGGGGCGGGGGGTCACGGTGCACCGGGCCGACTGCCCCAACCTGCGGCGCATCCTCCAGGGCCCGGAGGCCGACCGGGTGATGGGGGCCTACTGGGAAGGGGTAGGGGGGAAGGTGGCCACCCTCGAGGTCCTGGCCCAGGACCGGGCCGGACTCCTCCGGGACGTGATGCAGGTGGTGGCCGAGGCGGGCAAGAGCGCCTTGGGCTCGGAAACCCGCATCCTAGGCCCCCTGGCCCGCATCCGCCTCCGCCTCACGGTGCAGGACGGGGAGCGGGAAAGCCTGGTCCAGGCCCTCAAGGGGGTGCGGAGCGTGGAGGAGGTGCGCTGGGTCTAG
- a CDS encoding secondary thiamine-phosphate synthase enzyme YjbQ — MKRLRFRTPQEGFVNVTRAVEEALEGHTGLVYLFVPHTTCGLLVQEGADPQVAHDLLERLAELAPRFHPKDRHAEGNTHAHLKSLLTGVHLLLPAEGGRLRLGRWQQVFLAEFDGPREREVWVRLL, encoded by the coding sequence ATGAAGCGGCTTCGCTTCCGCACGCCCCAGGAGGGCTTTGTGAACGTCACGCGGGCGGTGGAGGAGGCCCTGGAGGGGCATACCGGCCTGGTTTACCTCTTCGTCCCCCACACCACCTGCGGCCTCTTGGTCCAGGAGGGAGCGGACCCCCAGGTGGCCCACGACCTCCTGGAGCGCCTGGCGGAGCTCGCCCCCCGCTTCCACCCCAAGGACCGCCACGCGGAGGGCAACACCCACGCCCACCTGAAAAGCCTCCTCACCGGGGTCCACCTCCTCCTCCCCGCCGAGGGAGGCCGGCTTAGGCTAGGCCGCTGGCAACAGGTCTTCTTGGCGGAGTTTGATGGGCCGCGGGAGCGGGAGGTCTGGGTCCGCCTCCTCTAG
- a CDS encoding class I SAM-dependent methyltransferase, with product MSNALTRVAYAYDRLRAYPPEVAGRIATALAAALQGKGEDPVLLELGVGTGRIALPLIARGYRYLALDKDPAMLEVLRQKIAGAARKVQLLEADARAIPLPDESVHGVIVVHFWHLLPDWPRALAEALRVLRPGGVLLEGWDQVEAEEEWALQERWRALVEAEGIRVERGLHRRRLAEVEEALRRLGLRPKARQVVAWREERSLREALEALEERLYSFTQGVPPEVHRRVMPRLKAWAEEALGPLDRTFPVAKSFHLRTSRLG from the coding sequence ATGTCCAACGCCCTTACCCGGGTGGCCTACGCCTACGACCGCCTCCGGGCCTACCCGCCGGAGGTGGCAGGCCGCATCGCCACTGCCCTGGCCGCGGCCCTTCAGGGGAAGGGGGAAGACCCCGTACTCCTGGAACTGGGGGTGGGTACGGGGCGCATCGCCCTTCCCCTCATCGCCCGGGGGTACCGCTACCTGGCCCTGGACAAGGACCCCGCCATGCTGGAGGTCCTGCGGCAGAAGATCGCGGGGGCGGCCCGGAAGGTCCAGCTCCTGGAGGCGGACGCCCGGGCCATCCCCCTGCCCGACGAGAGCGTGCACGGGGTCATCGTGGTCCACTTCTGGCACCTCCTCCCCGACTGGCCCCGGGCCCTGGCCGAGGCCTTGAGGGTTCTGAGGCCCGGGGGGGTGCTCCTGGAAGGGTGGGACCAGGTGGAGGCCGAGGAGGAGTGGGCCCTGCAGGAACGCTGGCGGGCCCTGGTGGAGGCGGAAGGGATCCGGGTGGAGCGGGGCCTGCACCGAAGGCGCCTGGCGGAGGTGGAGGAGGCCCTGCGGCGCCTGGGCCTAAGGCCCAAGGCCCGCCAGGTGGTGGCCTGGCGGGAGGAACGCTCCCTAAGGGAGGCCCTGGAGGCCCTGGAGGAGCGGCTTTACTCCTTCACCCAAGGGGTGCCCCCGGAGGTCCACAGGCGGGTCATGCCCCGGCTCAAGGCCTGGGCCGAGGAGGCCTTGGGCCCCTTGGACCGCACCTTCCCCGTGGCCAAGAGTTTCCACCTGCGCACCTCCCGCCTGGGCTAG
- a CDS encoding glucose-1-phosphate thymidylyltransferase — MKGLILAAGRGTRLRPLTHTRPKPVIRVAGRPIIHYAVENLLEAGVEEIGVVVSPETGKDIQEALAGYPVRYVLQEEPQGLAHAVAVARGFLGDSPFVLYLGDNLFQKGIRPFLEAFRQGVSAVIALVRVEDPRQFGVAVLEGKRIVRLLEKPKDPPSDLAVAGVYVFTPEVLEVIQDLKPSARGEYEITDAIQGLIDRGLEVVGVEVEGWWKDTGRPRDLLDANRLLLEELLPKVEGEVEGSALTGRVVVAPGARVVGSTVIGPAFIGEGAVVEGAYIGPFTSLGPGARVMRSEVEYSILEDYAVLEDVALRLQESILGVGAKVQSRHGLPRAHRLILGDLSQVELA, encoded by the coding sequence ATGAAGGGCCTGATCCTGGCCGCAGGGCGGGGCACCCGCCTCCGCCCCCTCACCCACACCCGTCCCAAGCCCGTGATCCGGGTGGCGGGGCGGCCCATCATCCACTACGCGGTGGAAAACCTCCTGGAAGCCGGGGTGGAGGAGATCGGGGTGGTGGTCTCCCCGGAGACGGGAAAAGACATCCAAGAAGCCCTGGCCGGCTACCCCGTGCGCTACGTCCTCCAGGAGGAGCCCCAGGGCCTGGCCCATGCGGTGGCCGTGGCCCGAGGGTTCCTGGGGGATAGCCCCTTCGTCCTCTACCTGGGGGACAACCTCTTCCAAAAGGGGATCCGTCCCTTCCTCGAGGCCTTCCGCCAAGGGGTGAGCGCGGTCATCGCCCTGGTGCGGGTGGAAGACCCCAGGCAGTTCGGGGTGGCGGTGCTGGAAGGGAAGCGGATCGTGCGCCTTCTGGAAAAGCCCAAGGACCCCCCCTCGGACCTGGCCGTGGCCGGGGTCTACGTCTTCACCCCGGAGGTCCTCGAGGTCATCCAGGACCTCAAGCCCTCGGCCCGGGGGGAGTACGAGATCACCGACGCCATCCAGGGCCTTATCGACCGGGGCCTAGAGGTGGTGGGGGTGGAGGTGGAGGGCTGGTGGAAGGATACGGGCCGGCCCAGGGACCTCCTGGACGCCAACCGCCTCCTCCTGGAGGAGCTCCTGCCCAAAGTGGAGGGCGAGGTGGAAGGGAGCGCCCTTACCGGGCGGGTGGTGGTGGCCCCAGGGGCCCGGGTGGTGGGGAGCACGGTCATCGGGCCGGCCTTCATCGGGGAGGGGGCGGTGGTGGAAGGCGCCTACATCGGCCCCTTTACCTCCTTGGGACCCGGGGCCAGGGTGATGCGCTCGGAGGTGGAGTACTCCATCCTGGAGGACTACGCCGTGTTGGAGGACGTGGCCTTGCGCCTGCAGGAGAGCATCCTGGGGGTAGGGGCGAAGGTCCAAAGCCGCCACGGCCTCCCCCGGGCCCACCGCCTCATCCTGGGGGACCTCTCCCAGGTGGAACTGGCCTGA
- a CDS encoding biotin--[acetyl-CoA-carboxylase] ligase: MAGLLPLLTEAYQSGEALGKRLGVSRAAVAKEAKALKAEGFPVEVGRKGYRIQPGTPLPHLFHPRGRLGTPYRYLGRVGSTQDVLRAWAEEGAPEGALVLAEVQERGRGRQGRPWESRPGASLTFSLLLRPRLPLPALGLLPLLAGLALWEALGVGGLKWPNDLLAPDGRKLAGILLEAKAEGEEVAYALLGVGINAAWAPAGAAALAEFSPFSRREALEAFLERLEALLPLLEEPEALLQRYRRASYTLGRRVRVHTPRGPVEGVAEDLLPDGSLRVGGVRVGAGEVELLRPQD; this comes from the coding sequence ATGGCCGGCCTCCTCCCCCTCCTCACCGAGGCCTACCAAAGCGGCGAGGCCCTGGGTAAGCGGCTCGGGGTAAGCCGAGCCGCGGTGGCCAAGGAGGCCAAGGCCCTAAAGGCGGAGGGCTTCCCCGTGGAGGTGGGCCGCAAGGGGTACCGCATCCAGCCCGGCACCCCCCTCCCCCACCTCTTCCACCCCCGGGGCAGGCTGGGAACCCCTTACCGCTACCTGGGCCGGGTGGGCAGCACCCAGGACGTCCTCCGGGCCTGGGCGGAGGAGGGGGCCCCCGAAGGCGCCCTGGTCCTGGCCGAGGTGCAGGAACGGGGCCGGGGGCGGCAAGGGAGGCCCTGGGAGAGCCGCCCCGGGGCAAGCCTCACCTTCTCCCTCCTCCTGCGGCCCAGGCTGCCCCTCCCTGCCTTGGGGCTTCTCCCCCTTCTCGCGGGCCTGGCCCTTTGGGAAGCCCTGGGCGTGGGGGGGCTCAAGTGGCCCAACGACCTCCTGGCCCCCGACGGTCGCAAGCTGGCGGGGATCCTCCTGGAGGCCAAGGCCGAGGGGGAGGAGGTGGCCTACGCCCTCCTGGGAGTGGGGATAAACGCAGCCTGGGCCCCTGCGGGGGCTGCGGCCCTGGCCGAGTTCTCCCCCTTCTCCCGGAGGGAGGCCCTGGAGGCCTTTCTGGAGCGGCTGGAAGCCCTCCTCCCCCTCTTGGAGGAGCCGGAAGCCCTCCTCCAGCGCTACCGAAGGGCCTCCTACACCCTGGGGCGGAGGGTGCGGGTCCACACCCCCAGGGGCCCCGTGGAGGGCGTGGCCGAGGACCTCCTCCCCGACGGGAGCCTCCGCGTGGGGGGGGTCCGGGTGGGGGCAGGGGAGGTGGAGCTCCTCCGCCCCCAGGATTGA
- a CDS encoding DUF2203 domain-containing protein, with protein sequence MLARIFTKEEADALLPELRRVLSQMRQAQEGLREVQRRLPEARGLERRALEEEARFLLGSLEADARYLASLGVFLKDLERGLVDFPARLGGEVVFLCWQEGEPEVAHYHPLSGGFAQRRPLGEAPSGLPLPPAHPGEKRPGA encoded by the coding sequence ATGTTGGCCCGCATCTTCACCAAGGAAGAGGCCGATGCCCTCCTCCCCGAGCTGCGGCGGGTCCTCTCCCAGATGCGGCAGGCCCAGGAAGGGCTAAGGGAAGTACAAAGAAGGCTTCCCGAGGCCCGGGGCCTGGAGCGGCGGGCCCTGGAGGAGGAGGCCCGCTTCCTCCTCGGCTCCCTGGAGGCGGATGCCCGGTACCTGGCCTCCTTGGGGGTCTTCCTCAAAGACCTGGAACGGGGCCTGGTGGACTTCCCTGCCCGGCTGGGGGGGGAGGTGGTCTTCCTCTGCTGGCAGGAGGGGGAGCCGGAGGTGGCCCACTACCACCCCCTCTCCGGGGGGTTCGCCCAGCGCCGCCCCCTGGGGGAAGCCCCTAGCGGCCTCCCCCTTCCCCCTGCCCACCCCGGCGAAAAGCGTCCAGGCGCCTAA
- a CDS encoding metallopeptidase family protein, with product MTYEAFLELVARLWDEIPKAFKRGVQGVHVLPQAKGEPGLEGVWRLGEYLDPGPPSALGGFEGLGRHIALYYGSFHQVAGPGFDWEGEVWETLLHELRHHLESLAGRDELVREDLRRLDAFRRGGQGEGGGR from the coding sequence ATGACCTACGAGGCCTTCCTGGAGTTGGTGGCCCGGCTTTGGGACGAGATCCCCAAGGCCTTCAAGCGGGGGGTGCAGGGGGTGCACGTCCTGCCCCAGGCCAAGGGGGAGCCGGGCCTGGAAGGGGTATGGCGGCTTGGGGAGTACCTGGACCCCGGGCCCCCTTCGGCCCTGGGGGGGTTTGAGGGCTTGGGGCGGCACATCGCCCTCTACTACGGCTCCTTCCACCAGGTGGCCGGCCCTGGTTTTGACTGGGAAGGGGAGGTGTGGGAGACCCTGTTGCACGAGCTTCGCCACCACCTGGAGTCCCTGGCGGGCCGGGACGAGCTAGTGCGGGAGGACCTTAGGCGCCTGGACGCTTTTCGCCGGGGTGGGCAGGGGGAAGGGGGAGGCCGCTAG
- a CDS encoding 23S rRNA (pseudouridine(1915)-N(3))-methyltransferase RlmH — MRLRVVAVGKPRLAYARLGVEEYAGRIGRYAPLELLFVKEAKDLLAKAEGHRRVVLDERGRLFSTPELLRLLKGWEGERVAFLVGGAEGHPEAVRREADLLLSLSPLTLQHELALLVLLEQLYRLLTLRAGHPYHRP; from the coding sequence ATGCGGCTTCGGGTGGTGGCGGTGGGCAAGCCCCGGCTGGCCTACGCCCGGCTAGGGGTGGAGGAGTACGCGGGCAGGATCGGGCGGTATGCCCCTTTGGAACTCCTCTTCGTCAAAGAGGCTAAGGACCTCCTGGCCAAGGCCGAGGGCCACCGCCGGGTGGTCCTGGACGAGCGGGGCAGGCTGTTTTCCACCCCCGAACTCCTCCGGCTCCTAAAGGGGTGGGAAGGGGAGCGGGTGGCCTTCCTGGTGGGCGGGGCGGAAGGGCATCCCGAGGCGGTGCGGCGGGAGGCGGACCTCCTCCTTTCCCTCTCCCCCCTGACCCTGCAGCACGAGCTGGCCCTTTTGGTCCTCCTGGAGCAGCTCTACCGCCTCCTCACCCTAAGGGCCGGCCACCCTTACCATCGGCCTTGA
- a CDS encoding thiamine pyrophosphate-dependent dehydrogenase E1 component subunit alpha has protein sequence MVKDTHRFQPFTPEPIRLIGEKGEWLGDFPLDLEEEKLRRLYRDMLAARMLDERYTILIRTGKTSFIAPAAGHEAAQVAIAHAIRRGFDWVFPYYRDHGLALALGIPPKELFGQMLATQADPNKGRQMPEHPGSKALHYFTVASPIASHVPPAAGAAISMKLLRTGQVAVCTFGDGATSEGDWYAGINFAAVQGAPAVFIAENNFYAISVDYRHQTASPTLADKAHAFGIPGYLVDGMDVLAAYYVVKEAVERARMGGGPSLVELRVYRYGPHSSADDDTRYRPREEVEAWRKRDPIGRFQRFLEAQGLWNLEWEEDLKEEIRAELERGLKEAEEAGPVPPEWMLEDVFAEKPWHLKRQEALLREEL, from the coding sequence ATGGTAAAGGACACCCACCGGTTCCAGCCCTTTACCCCAGAGCCCATAAGGCTCATCGGGGAAAAGGGAGAGTGGCTTGGGGATTTCCCCCTGGACCTAGAGGAAGAAAAGCTGCGCCGCCTCTACCGGGACATGCTGGCGGCCCGGATGCTGGACGAGCGCTACACCATCCTCATCCGCACCGGCAAGACCAGCTTCATCGCCCCCGCCGCCGGCCACGAGGCCGCCCAGGTGGCCATCGCCCACGCCATCCGGCGGGGGTTTGACTGGGTCTTCCCCTACTACCGGGACCACGGCCTGGCCCTGGCCCTGGGCATCCCCCCCAAGGAGCTCTTCGGCCAGATGCTGGCCACCCAGGCCGACCCCAACAAGGGCCGCCAGATGCCCGAGCACCCCGGCTCCAAGGCCCTCCACTACTTCACCGTGGCCAGTCCCATCGCCTCCCACGTCCCCCCTGCCGCCGGGGCCGCCATCAGCATGAAGCTCCTGCGCACCGGCCAGGTGGCGGTCTGCACCTTCGGGGACGGGGCCACCAGCGAGGGGGACTGGTACGCCGGCATCAACTTCGCCGCCGTGCAGGGAGCCCCCGCGGTCTTCATCGCCGAGAACAACTTCTACGCCATCAGCGTGGACTACCGCCACCAGACGGCAAGCCCCACCCTGGCCGACAAGGCCCATGCCTTCGGCATCCCCGGCTACCTGGTGGACGGGATGGACGTCCTGGCCGCCTACTACGTGGTGAAGGAGGCGGTGGAGCGGGCCCGCATGGGCGGGGGGCCGAGCCTGGTGGAACTCCGGGTCTACCGCTACGGCCCCCACTCCTCCGCCGACGACGACACCCGCTACCGCCCCAGGGAGGAGGTGGAGGCCTGGCGGAAGCGGGACCCCATCGGGCGGTTCCAGCGGTTCCTCGAGGCCCAAGGCCTCTGGAACCTGGAGTGGGAGGAGGACCTGAAGGAGGAGATCCGCGCCGAGCTGGAACGGGGCTTGAAGGAGGCCGAGGAGGCTGGGCCCGTACCCCCGGAGTGGATGCTGGAGGACGTGTTCGCCGAGAAGCCCTGGCACCTAAAGCGCCAGGAAGCCCTCCTCCGGGAGGAACTCTAG